In Nicotiana tabacum cultivar K326 chromosome 17, ASM71507v2, whole genome shotgun sequence, one DNA window encodes the following:
- the LOC107770668 gene encoding uncharacterized protein LOC107770668: MTLVLRYVDKKGQVNEPFIDLVRISDTSAKSLKEAVLSLLMKHSLSPSKIRGQGYDGASNMQGKMNGLKALILQGVLIMSNELSKALQKKEQDIVNAMLFLDITKESLQEMRDEGWEPLMDEVSSFCAKHDILVPKMEEFYIPGTSKRRPSSVTYSHHLRVELFYAVINFPLLEFNSRFDVVSSNLLLGMASLNPANSFANFDKERIMTLAKNYPDDFGELKFRDLSRQLDTFIWHMEHGDPRFSDLKGIGDLAKALVEANLVETYSLIYLLVKLT, encoded by the exons ATGACCCTTGTTTTACGGTATGTTGACAAAAAAGGCCAAGTGAACGAGCCATTTATTGATCTTGTTCGTATTAGTGATACATCTGCAAAGTCATTGAAAGAAGCAGTACTTTCTTTGCTAATGAAACACTCATTAAGTCCATCCAAAATACGTGGACAAGGCTATGATGGGGCTAGTAATATGCAGGGAAAGATGAATGGTCTTAAAGCTTTAATTTTGCAAGGAG TGTTGATAATGTCAAACGAGTTGAGCAAAGCTTTACAGAAGAAAGAGCAAGATATTGTCAATGCCATGTTATTTCTTGATATCACGAAGGAAAGTTTGCAAGAAATGAGAGATGAAGGATGGGAACCATTGATGGATGAAGTATCTTCATTTTGTGCAAAACATGATATTTTGGTGCCCAAGATGGAAGAATTCTATATTCCTGGAACGTCGAAGCGTAGGCCTTCTAGTGTTACTTATTCACATCACTTACGTGTTGAGCTTTTTTATGCAGTGATTAATTTTCCACTTCTGGAGTTTAATAGTCGTTTTGATGTTGTGAGTAGTAACTTGCTTCTTGGTATGGCTAGCTTGAATCCGGCTAACTCATTTGCTAATTTTGATAAGGAAAGAATAATGACATTGGCCAAGAATTATCCCGATGATTTTGGTGAATTGAAGTTTCGAGATCTTAGCCGCCAACTTGACACTTTCATATGGCACATGGAACATGGTGACCCTAGGTTCTCTGATTTGAAAGGAATTGGTGATTTGGCAAAAGCATTGGTTGAGGCAAATCTTGTGGAGACTTATTCACTTATTTATTTGCTTGTGAAGTTGACTTGA